The following nucleotide sequence is from Candidatus Jordarchaeales archaeon.
TGCATCTCTCGCTTGAGCCCTGTAAGGGCCGTGTGCATCAGGGCTGCCAACTATTATTTTTGCATCAAACCTCCCGTTAGTGATAAATGGTTCGAGAAATATCATGACTTCTCTTCTGATGTTTAGTACTTGTGGTGGGCTCAGTTTTATTCCATTCTTGTTAAAAACGAGGGAAATCGAGTTAAATTTTGTAGAGTAGTATTTTGCTACAGCCCCCCTAACCTCTTCTTTCTTTGATACTTCAATAAGCCCCGCGTTTTTAAGCACAGTCAAATGGTAGTGCGCTGCTTGTTCTTTCATATTGAGCTTTTCAGCCAGCTTTCTGAGATACATAGGTTCCTCTGCGAGGGCTTTTAGTATGCGCACCCTGTCCCTAGTTAGTATTCTGCCCAGTGTGTCACTATCCTCCACCACTTGCGTTGGTACAGCTAGGTAGCTTTCATCGTCCTTAAGCAGGACCCAGTCCATTAAACCACCTCAGTAAAAATTTAAACGTTACAAAAAAATTTAAAAAGGTTTCTGTGTCAAAAGTTTTAAAATGTTGAAACACGAAAAATTGAGAAGAAAAATGGAGTTTTGGCAAAGAAAAAATTAAAAAATGTTGGATAATTAAAAAATGACGCTGAAAATGAGAGTGAATATGAAATAAGTTTTTTAGTGTTCCAACGTTTTTTTAAAGAAAATTTATTTTCTTAAAAATTGCTTTTTTGAAAGTGAAGGGGGTATTTTTAGCTCTGGAGGTTGACTTTTTTGTGCGGAATAATCGGCATAGTTCATGGGAGCAAGCATGTTGCCCCGCTTTTAGTAGATTCATTGAAGAGACTTGAGTACCGGGGGTACGATTCGGTAGGCGTGGCAACGCTTTACAATGGATCAATTTTCGTCAGAAAA
It contains:
- a CDS encoding S-layer protein; its protein translation is MDWVLLKDDESYLAVPTQVVEDSDTLGRILTRDRVRILKALAEEPMYLRKLAEKLNMKEQAAHYHLTVLKNAGLIEVSKKEEVRGAVAKYYSTKFNSISLVFNKNGIKLSPPQVLNIRREVMIFLEPFITNGRFDAKIIVGSPDAHGPYRAQARDAHYAIELAAFIGSISSSISDEIVKLDTEVRDEDLKSNMIVIGGPVTNMVSYKINDTLPIRFELKEQNRIFSSITSRTYYEDSCGIIVKAVNPFNVNSKILVLAGKRFQGTKAAVLAVTKYLNKVAENNSFNPSIPARVVMGYDLNGDGIIDDVEFLE